One genomic region from Candidatus Cybelea sp. encodes:
- the gatB gene encoding Asp-tRNA(Asn)/Glu-tRNA(Gln) amidotransferase subunit GatB, whose protein sequence is MTQYEAVIGVECHVELKTQTKMFCGCLNEFGGEPNTKTCPVCLGMPGALPVPNEQALTHIVRTGLAFGAEIPVFSKFDRKNYFYPDMPKDYQISQYDMPLTVGGEVMYWLDDGSLKSCRLTRIHLEEDTGKSTHAGSGDGRIAGSSYSLLDFNRAGVPLMECVSEPELHSARDAVAYLESLRRTLLALGVSDVKMEEGSLRCDANVSVRPAGSDRLGTKTEIKNMNSFRSVERAIESEIARQIALLAGGGRIVQETRGWDELKGVTHSMRSKEEAHDYRYFPDPDLVPLEIPRELVDRLQAALPAMPWRRFERYTKEYGLAVNAATQLIDNLSLAQYFDDVVARSRNPQQSSNFVLGELSRLANETGVAVADSKVDVGHLAELIELVEGKKINSKIAKDLLVRMWDGAGSPTALVEREGLAQTSDPAAIERFVDEVLAANEKVVADYKAGKTNVLGFLVGQVMKASRGKADPALANELVKTKLA, encoded by the coding sequence GTGACGCAGTACGAAGCGGTCATCGGCGTGGAGTGTCACGTCGAGCTCAAGACGCAGACCAAGATGTTCTGCGGCTGCCTCAACGAGTTCGGCGGCGAGCCGAACACGAAGACGTGCCCGGTCTGTTTGGGAATGCCCGGCGCGCTGCCGGTGCCCAACGAACAGGCACTCACGCACATCGTTCGGACGGGGCTCGCCTTCGGCGCCGAGATTCCGGTGTTTTCGAAGTTCGATCGCAAGAACTACTTTTATCCCGACATGCCCAAGGATTACCAAATTTCCCAGTACGACATGCCGCTGACCGTCGGCGGCGAGGTGATGTACTGGCTCGATGACGGCTCGCTGAAAAGCTGCCGCCTCACGCGCATCCACCTGGAAGAAGACACCGGCAAATCGACGCACGCCGGTTCGGGCGACGGCCGCATCGCCGGCAGCTCGTACTCATTGCTCGATTTCAATCGCGCCGGCGTTCCGTTGATGGAGTGCGTCTCCGAACCCGAGCTGCACAGCGCGCGCGACGCCGTCGCCTACCTCGAGTCGCTGCGCCGGACGCTGCTGGCGCTCGGCGTGAGCGACGTGAAGATGGAGGAAGGCTCGCTGCGCTGCGATGCCAACGTTTCCGTGCGTCCGGCCGGCTCCGATCGGCTCGGCACGAAGACCGAGATCAAGAACATGAACTCGTTCCGTTCCGTCGAGCGCGCGATCGAGAGCGAGATCGCGCGGCAGATCGCGTTGCTCGCGGGCGGCGGGCGAATCGTTCAGGAGACGCGCGGCTGGGACGAGCTCAAGGGCGTCACGCATTCGATGCGCAGCAAGGAAGAAGCGCACGACTACCGTTACTTTCCCGATCCCGACCTCGTGCCGCTGGAGATTCCACGCGAGCTCGTCGACCGGCTGCAGGCCGCACTCCCGGCGATGCCGTGGCGCCGCTTCGAGCGGTACACCAAGGAGTACGGCCTCGCCGTCAACGCCGCGACCCAGCTGATCGATAATCTCTCGCTCGCGCAGTATTTCGACGACGTCGTCGCGCGTAGCCGCAATCCGCAGCAGTCGAGCAACTTCGTGCTCGGCGAGCTCTCGCGCTTGGCCAACGAGACCGGCGTTGCGGTCGCCGATTCGAAGGTCGACGTCGGGCATCTCGCCGAGCTGATCGAGCTCGTCGAGGGCAAGAAGATCAACTCGAAGATCGCTAAGGACCTGCTCGTGCGCATGTGGGACGGCGCCGGTTCACCCACGGCGCTCGTCGAGCGCGAAGGCTTGGCGCAGACCAGCGACCCGGCCGCGATCGAGCGATTCGTCGACGAGGTGCTGGCCGCCAACGAAAAGGTCGTCGCCGATTACAAAGCCGGCAAAACCAACGTGCTCGGCTTTCTCGTCGGCCAGGTGATGAAGGCCTCGCGCGGCAAGGCCGATCCGGCCCTGGCCAACGAGCTGGTAAAGACGAAGCTCGCGTAG
- the gatC gene encoding Asp-tRNA(Asn)/Glu-tRNA(Gln) amidotransferase subunit GatC, with protein sequence MTPDTIDIRYVAKLARIALTDEEIERFSKELAELLGHVNALSELDTASVPATAQVVESRNVGREDTVRPCLDREVVLSAAPQRQGGFFRVPRILAE encoded by the coding sequence TTGACACCCGATACGATCGACATCCGCTACGTCGCAAAACTCGCGCGCATCGCCCTGACCGACGAAGAGATCGAGCGCTTCTCCAAAGAGCTCGCGGAGTTGCTCGGCCACGTCAACGCGCTCTCGGAGCTCGATACGGCGAGCGTTCCGGCGACCGCGCAAGTCGTCGAATCTCGCAACGTCGGGCGTGAAGATACGGTTCGTCCCTGCCTCGACCGCGAGGTCGTCCTCAGTGCCGCGCCGCAGCGGCAGGGCGGTTTCTTCCGCGTGCCCCGCATCCTCGCGGAGTAA
- the gatA gene encoding Asp-tRNA(Asn)/Glu-tRNA(Gln) amidotransferase subunit GatA — translation MTMEATIARSAAEIARDVNARTTSAAEVTAATLAHAEAVEGEVGSYLTLLRDVAESHARHVDERVRNGAHLPLAGVPIAVKDNMCLENTRTTCGSKILEHWIAPYTATAVARMLEAGAVPIGKANCDEFAMGSSCENSALGVTRNPYDLTCVPGGSSGGSAAAVAAYEAAIGLGSDTGGSIREPGAFCNLIGFKPTYGRISRYGLIAFASSLDQIGPLTRTVEDAAFAYDAMAGYDVMDATSIDRPVEPAASGLREDLSGLRIGLVREFDTKVLGEESDALYRNAYRDLERLGAELVEVSLPTADYGLATYYLIAPAECSSNLARFDGVRYGLRVEGEDVRSMYDKTRAAGFGPEVKRRILIGTHALSSGYYDAYYVRAQKARTLIARDFAAAFAGCDLIACPAASCPAFEFNAKSDPYSMYLMDYYTIPMSLAGLPALSVPCGWVMPEGASRPMPIGLQLAAPLFAERLLLGAAHAYERATNHALAHKPELAGVRA, via the coding sequence ATGACGATGGAAGCAACGATCGCGCGCAGCGCCGCCGAGATCGCGCGCGACGTCAATGCCCGCACTACCAGCGCCGCCGAGGTGACGGCCGCGACGCTGGCGCACGCGGAGGCCGTCGAAGGCGAGGTTGGATCGTATCTGACGCTGCTGCGCGACGTCGCCGAGTCTCACGCCCGTCACGTCGACGAGCGCGTGCGCAACGGCGCGCACCTGCCGCTCGCCGGCGTACCGATCGCGGTAAAAGACAACATGTGCCTCGAGAACACGCGCACGACGTGCGGCAGCAAAATTCTCGAGCACTGGATTGCGCCGTACACGGCGACCGCCGTCGCACGCATGCTCGAGGCCGGCGCGGTGCCGATCGGCAAAGCGAACTGCGACGAGTTCGCGATGGGCAGCTCCTGCGAAAACTCGGCGCTCGGCGTCACCCGCAATCCCTACGATCTCACGTGCGTCCCCGGGGGATCGAGCGGCGGCTCCGCCGCGGCGGTCGCGGCTTACGAAGCGGCGATCGGTCTGGGCAGCGATACCGGCGGCTCGATTCGCGAACCCGGCGCGTTCTGCAATCTCATCGGCTTCAAACCAACGTACGGACGCATCTCGCGCTACGGGCTGATTGCCTTTGCCTCGAGCCTCGATCAGATCGGTCCGCTCACGCGCACCGTGGAGGATGCGGCGTTCGCCTACGACGCAATGGCCGGCTACGACGTGATGGATGCGACCTCGATCGATCGTCCGGTCGAGCCGGCGGCTTCGGGACTACGCGAGGACCTCTCCGGCCTGCGCATCGGCCTGGTGCGCGAGTTCGATACGAAGGTTTTGGGCGAGGAGAGCGACGCGCTCTATCGCAACGCCTACCGCGATCTCGAACGCCTGGGTGCCGAGCTGGTCGAAGTCTCGCTGCCGACGGCTGACTACGGCTTGGCGACCTACTATCTGATCGCGCCCGCGGAGTGTTCCTCGAATCTCGCGCGCTTCGACGGCGTGCGCTACGGCCTGCGGGTCGAGGGCGAGGACGTGCGCTCGATGTACGACAAGACGCGCGCCGCCGGGTTCGGCCCGGAGGTGAAGCGGCGCATCCTCATCGGCACGCACGCACTTTCGAGCGGCTACTACGACGCGTACTACGTTCGCGCCCAGAAGGCGCGCACGCTGATCGCGCGCGATTTCGCGGCCGCCTTTGCCGGCTGCGATCTGATCGCGTGCCCGGCGGCGAGCTGTCCGGCGTTCGAGTTCAACGCCAAGAGCGATCCCTACAGCATGTATCTGATGGACTACTACACGATTCCGATGTCGCTGGCCGGCTTGCCGGCGCTCTCGGTGCCGTGCGGCTGGGTCATGCCCGAGGGCGCGAGCCGCCCGATGCCGATCGGCCTGCAGCTTGCGGCGCCGCTCTTTGCCGAGCGGCTGCTGCTGGGCGCCGCCCATGCGTACGAGCGCGCGACCAATCACGCGCTGGCGCACAAGCCGGAGCTTGCAGGAGTGCGAGCGTGA
- the rlmD gene encoding 23S rRNA (uracil(1939)-C(5))-methyltransferase RlmD encodes MTNSDTAPNDGSGLQAGDELEIEFTDVLANGQGVGRAEALVVFCFGPLAGERARVRIETRKRSYAVAEMLELLRESPDRATPFCSVFGTCGGCQLQHLAYGAQLKWKQGVVRNALMRIGGLGEVSVGETIGMERPRAYRNKMALVVEHRDAQPTLGFYRQRSHDIVPIDACPIVTPRLDTLLAELLRARTRAAGAAVLRPARHLVARASRSADRAVLSVTTARPIDDGEQVAAKLLPDLPSAAGLSNSYDPRSGNAILGRHHRYLAGATEVEETAGGVRYRISAGSFFQINVEILERIFAFMTPWLARPGRIVDLYCGAGTFALFFARHGWQVYGIEESPRAIAEANANARLNALSERARFETGRVEELTRAPRVAKILREADAVFLDPPRKGSEEAVLRAIADARVGKVWYLSCDAATLARDLKFLAAKGYRLDDVQPFDMFPQTGHVETLVRLEHSEVSRT; translated from the coding sequence TTGACGAACAGCGACACAGCGCCTAACGACGGCTCCGGCCTGCAGGCCGGCGACGAACTGGAGATCGAATTCACGGACGTACTCGCCAACGGCCAAGGGGTGGGCCGCGCGGAGGCGCTCGTCGTTTTCTGCTTTGGTCCGCTGGCGGGCGAGCGGGCGCGGGTTCGCATCGAGACGCGCAAGCGCAGCTACGCGGTCGCCGAAATGCTCGAGCTGCTGCGCGAGTCGCCGGATCGCGCGACGCCCTTCTGCTCGGTCTTCGGAACCTGCGGCGGCTGCCAGCTCCAGCATCTCGCCTACGGCGCGCAGCTGAAGTGGAAGCAGGGCGTCGTGCGCAACGCGTTGATGCGGATCGGCGGCCTCGGTGAAGTCTCGGTCGGCGAAACGATCGGAATGGAGCGACCGCGCGCCTACCGTAACAAAATGGCCCTGGTTGTCGAGCATCGCGATGCGCAGCCGACGCTGGGCTTCTATCGCCAGCGCTCGCACGACATCGTGCCGATCGACGCGTGTCCGATCGTTACACCGAGGCTCGACACGCTGCTTGCTGAGCTCCTGCGGGCGCGAACGCGAGCCGCCGGCGCCGCCGTGCTTCGCCCGGCTCGCCACCTCGTGGCGCGAGCGTCGCGCTCCGCCGATCGCGCGGTTCTTAGCGTAACGACCGCGCGGCCGATCGACGACGGCGAGCAGGTCGCCGCAAAGCTCTTACCCGATTTGCCGTCGGCCGCAGGACTGAGCAACTCGTACGACCCGCGCAGCGGCAACGCCATCCTCGGGCGCCACCATCGCTATCTCGCCGGCGCGACGGAGGTCGAAGAAACGGCGGGCGGCGTGCGCTACCGGATTTCGGCCGGCTCGTTCTTTCAGATCAACGTCGAGATACTCGAGCGCATCTTCGCCTTCATGACGCCGTGGCTCGCGCGGCCGGGACGCATCGTCGACCTCTACTGCGGCGCGGGGACGTTCGCGCTCTTTTTCGCGCGCCACGGCTGGCAGGTTTACGGCATCGAAGAGAGCCCTCGCGCGATCGCCGAAGCCAATGCCAACGCGCGGCTCAACGCCCTCTCCGAGCGCGCCCGCTTCGAAACCGGGCGCGTTGAAGAACTGACCCGGGCGCCGCGCGTTGCGAAGATCCTGCGCGAGGCCGATGCCGTTTTTCTCGACCCGCCGCGGAAAGGCAGCGAAGAGGCCGTCCTGCGCGCGATTGCCGACGCTCGCGTGGGAAAGGTGTGGTACCTTTCGTGCGACGCGGCGACGCTGGCGCGGGATTTGAAGTTCCTGGCAGCCAAAGGCTACCGGCTCGACGACGTGCAGCCATTTGATATGTTTCCGCAGACCGGGCACGTCGAGACGCTGGTCCGCTTGGAGCACTCTGAGGTTTCTCGAACTTGA